A window of Chryseobacterium aquaeductus genomic DNA:
CTTTTAAAATGGACTTACTTATTGAAAACAAAGTAGTCTTAGAGATTAAATCCGTAGAAAGCCTAAACAGCTTTCACGCTTCTCAACTAAAAATTATTTAAGATTGGGAAATTATAGACTGGGAATGTTATTGAATTTTAATTCTCCGTTATTTAAAGATGGTGTGAAAAGAATTGCAAATGGCCTAAGCTAATTGTATTTCGAAAATAAGTGAAACGCCTTTGTATAAATTAAAAAAATATCCGCAATTAAATAAAACTTGTTTAACCTTGCGATAAATTATAACAACAGAATGTTAAATATTAAAAACTTACATGCCAGAATTGAAGATGGCGCACAAATATTAAAAGGTATCAATCTTGAAATAAAGCCTGGCGAAGTTCATGCGATCATGGGACCCAACGGAGCAGGAAAATCTACTCTTTCTTCTGTGATTGCAGGGAAAGAAGATTACGAAGTAACGGAAGGTGAAATCCTTTTTCAAGGTGAAAACATTATTGAAGATGCTCCTGAAGAAAGAGCTCACAAAGGAATTTTCCTTTCATTTCAATATCCGGTAGAAATTCCGGGAGTTTCTGTGACGAACTTCATAAAAGCTGCTTTAAACGAAAACAGAAAAGCAAACGGATTTGAAGATATGCCTGCAAAAGAAATGCTGGCAATGATTCGTGAGAAATCTGAGAAATTAGGAATTAAAAAAGATTTCCTTTCAAGATCATTGAACGAAGGATTTTCGGGAGGTGAAAAGAAAAGAAATGAGATTTTCCAGATGATGATGCTGAATCCTAAATTGGCGATTCTTGACGAAACCGATTCAGGATTGGATATCGATGCTTTGAGAATCGTTGCAGATGGTGTAAACCAATTTAAAAATGAAGGAAATGCAGTGCTTTTGATTACGCATTATCAGAGATTGCTGAATTATATTGAGCCTGATTATGTACACGTTTTAGCGAACGGAAAAATCATTAAGACAGGTGATAAATCTTTAGCTTTAGAACTGGAAGCAAAAGGGTACGATTGGCTTTTGAATTAATTTAAAGATTTAAAGCATTTAAAAAAATTAAAAAATTAAACGCAATCTTTGTCATTCCCTAGGAATCTAAACTCCTCGTCATTGACAAATAAACGTTCAAATAATGAGTTTAAACGAACAAATTTTAACGAATCATACAGAGTTCCTCAATACACTTCGCCACCGTTTTTTGGACGAAAACAGGATTAAGGCTCTAGCAAAATTTGCTGAATTAGGTTTTCCTACCAAGAAAGACGAAGAATACAAGTATACCAA
This region includes:
- the sufC gene encoding Fe-S cluster assembly ATPase SufC, with amino-acid sequence MLNIKNLHARIEDGAQILKGINLEIKPGEVHAIMGPNGAGKSTLSSVIAGKEDYEVTEGEILFQGENIIEDAPEERAHKGIFLSFQYPVEIPGVSVTNFIKAALNENRKANGFEDMPAKEMLAMIREKSEKLGIKKDFLSRSLNEGFSGGEKKRNEIFQMMMLNPKLAILDETDSGLDIDALRIVADGVNQFKNEGNAVLLITHYQRLLNYIEPDYVHVLANGKIIKTGDKSLALELEAKGYDWLLN